A window of Megachile rotundata isolate GNS110a chromosome 11, iyMegRotu1, whole genome shotgun sequence genomic DNA:
CTATTTGTACTTCATCGTATCGAGGtaatcgataataataattgcagcTCGCGGTCTCCGAGGCAGCAGCAGCAGCCCTCCTTAGTTCGATGTGGTACAGAGGGGTTGCTGGTTCGGTGTTACTTAGTGGGGGAGAAAGGGTAGAAAAGGTATATACCGCGTGCACCGAAGCAACTTGGACGAATAGCGTGAAGAGGGTCGGTTCGTGGGCGCGGCGTACGACGCTCCGCGTCGGTTCCGCCCTCGAAATCCAGCCTGACAAGGATAATCGAGCTGCAAaacgaagagagaaagagagaggaagaaTGGATCCCTCCAGCAGGTCGTGGACCGGTCCTACAGGCAGTCCACGCTCAGTCGACACCGGCACTCCATTCGAGCACGTTCGACCGTTTGCCGCGCTCTCTAACGACTCGTGATTCGCTGTCAACAcggtttttttcttttttttccgatCCGGTGTTCCACTCGTTACGATCATTCGGACGACGACATCGATCAGTGCATGCCCGCGAGGACAGGGACGCTAATCGAGCGCGACGAACGTCCGCTCGCGCGCGTGTGACAAGTTTGCCGAACGAAAACCCCTGAAAGGTGATCGAATCGAAAGAGCATCGACACAGGCTGTGACAATGATGAGCTCTCATCAACAACACCCGGGCTACGGGTTCCTCTCGGGCATGGACCTGCACTCTGTGCACCACGTGAGCCAGGACATGAACGTGGCCGGTCAACAGACGGCGTCGTCGCAGGAGCAACACATCAAGAGGCCCATGAACGCCTTCATGGTCTGGTCGCGTATTCAACGAAAGAAGATCGCTTTGGATAATCCGAAGATGCACAATTCcgagatatcgaaacgattggGTGCCGAGTGGAAGCTGTTATCCGACAGCGAGAAGAGGCCGTTCATCGACGAGGCAAAGCGTCTGCGCGCCATGCACATGAAGGAGCACCCCGACTACAAGTACCGTCCACGAAGGAAACCCAAGGTGCCGGTGTCCGTGGTGCCGGGCAAGGCAGGTTCCATGAGTCCAGGTGGCTTCCCCAGCTTCCCTCTGCCGCCGTATTTCGCTGCACCTGCCGCTCCGGTGTCCCATCACCATCACCATCCGCATCCGCTCGACTATCCGCCTCTGCCGCCGTACTTCGGCTCCGCCTTCGACGCCGTCCACCTAAGCAAGCTGGTGGCCGGAAGCAGCGCCACTGGATCCAGCTCGTCAGCCGCGGCCGCGGCTGCGGCGGCCGCCGACGCGGCGAACAACAACGCGGCATCCGCGGCCGCGGTCGTCAGCAGCTTCTACTCCGGATTCTACACGACGCCGACGACAGCAGGTAAGCCGTACCCGACGACGGCGTCGCACCTGGGGCCTCTGTTCCCGACCGGGCATCACACGACGGCGCCGCATCCGCCTCTGATGTTCCCGTCCTCCTCGGCCACCGGCTCCGGAAGCATCGTCACCACCACCAGCAGCCCGGGAAGCAGTCCAGGCTCCACTCCGATCCCGTCGTCCCATCAGCAGGTGCCAACGCCGACCACCTCGACGACTCTGGACCTCGAGCAACTGCGCAGACCCGTCTCCGTGATATTCTAGACTCGTAGATCCGGATAGTTCAGGACACTCGTCGAGCCGGGAAGTTCGAAACGCTTTTCGTTCAGGGATTCGCGTCGAGAACCACGTCCCTAGGGACGCATTTAGTGCACGCGGGACGATGTTGTATTTATATTCGCGATGCTCGACAGCCGACAGCAGGCACTCTCCGTGAGAAGTTTGTTCGGGTCTTTTGTAGCCGAATGTCCGAGGAGGCGGTCGCAAGTGAGATAGGCCTTCAAGGTTGACCCAGGCCGATCGCGGATCGACCGCCGTTCGGGGAAGCCACGCCGCCAACCACGCGGATAATTGAATTAGCATATTAATGCGTTGGAACAAAAGAGTCGTTTAGGACCGCATTCGTTTTGCTTTATTGAATGGGCTTCATTGTGCGACGCGCTGTCCCCTAGACGGGGAACCGTCCTCTCCCTGCGGGAGCTACAAACTATtgttttcaaataatattttataattgcggaTGTGCCTTTTCCGTCGCCTGGACTTCGCCAGGTACTGGCTTAGAGAAAGTTAGCGAACTGGGTCTCTCCAACTTTAGAGTCCACTTTTGATAGTCCGGTTTCCAAAagatcaaaattcccaaatttccatgatTCCAAAGctcttaaaatttcataaatagcCCCACCCAAAATCATCTCCCGCCTCACAAGTAACCGAGACCCACACTTCAACAGTTTCTGATCCGAGAAACATTCTGAACAGTTTTACAATGCATTGTTCCGACCGTTTCACCTACATACGTGTCCATCTTGTCCAGGCGAAATTGTTGGCTCTCGGGCATCGTTAACCGTTCGTTTTAATATATCGTTTGTACGAATGTAAATAGATCGTAATACACAATCGGCGTAGGTTAAGGACTAGTTCTGGTGGAATGGCTCGTTCGGTCTGGGTTAAGCCTTGCTTCCGCCCACAAACGGGCGAGCAACGCTCGTTCTTCCGAACGAAGCTGATGCTCGAATTTCGGGGACTCTTTTCAAGTTTCTTTAACGAACGACCGTGTTTCGTCCAACACCAAACGGTACGCACTCCAGAGGCAGCTCGTATGTGATACTCTCCGCGTTTAATCCGTGGACGATTCGAGTGCCGCGCGTACTCGAGGTTCAAAATTTTACCGCGAGTTCGATTTTTCGCGTTGGTCTGTCCCTGAAAGTAGAATTTCGAGCGACGAGCGGGAAATGTTTCGAGGAATCTGACTAACGAACATTATTGCACTTTTATCTTTTAGTGTAATGTCTCGATGTAAATTAGgataattttgttttgtttttaattgtaaGTAGGAGCATTTGCTGTATCGAAAAATGACTTGCATTATCGCTGGAGTATCTGGATATCTCAGTAGGGACTTCTGAAACGAACGTTTcagaataattttgttatacttgTCTCAGCGTTTGTGGACAAAAGTACGTGCACAATGGTGGGACATTTTATATATATCGACGAGACAAATTTCTCGAAGCATTTTCTGCTGACGATTTCGCAACGCTATTTTACTAACGATAAGCTCTTCTTCGAAAGCATTTTCGTCGCCGTGGTCCGAATGTAAATGGACCAAGTCGTTAACTGTGATTTCGTTACGTCGTAACAAGCGTTCGCGGTTTCAAAGCAACCAATCCACGTGTACGTGTCGTTTTCTCGTAGATTTTAAAGTCGCCTCGTACCTCTTGTTGTATCAACATTAACGTTTAgagcatacatacatacacacacacacacacgcaagCGTGCACGCGACCATTGTTGCACCGTGTATAAGATTATTATTTATGGAGAATAATCGCGTCTAGCGAATTTGTTTTTTTGTTTGTCAACGTTGTTTTCGCTGTTCAGGTTTTTCTCTTGTATCCTTTCTTGTTTTGCACACGCGAATATgtatctatatgtatatatacactaTTTGTGCACAAGTATCCATGTTGTCTGAGAATTCGTGGAAAAACGCTAGTCCGTAGAAACGAACAAGAAAATTATGACGCGTAGGTTTGTACGTTACGTTTCGTTTTTTTATCgataaattgttatttgtttTATGGCAGCGATCGTGTAACGCGAAGGGCGTGTTCATTGAACGATGTAGAAAACTTTAAGCGAgcgaattttattgtaaatgcgAGGCTCGATATCGAGCTACGGGGATCATTCATTAAACGAAGAGaggttcattaaaaatatttcagagaaTTCGCTGTACATTTCTAAACTccaacaatttcaaattaactCGTGCTTTCAAAAGATGCTATTATTTTACACCTCTGTTTATCTCTTTGATTACTGAATGGATCTTTGTACTCTTAAACGACCGAACAGAATCGACGAAACAAGAAAAAAGGAACAATTGTCTCTTATCGTATATgtgcatatatttattattatcatcgacGAATCAAAGTAATAAATGACTCTATGAATTTCATTAATTCATATCTTTCTATCATTTTCACCCTCTGCCGCTTCAACAATAGTAACACGtctacatttttaaagaaattacaatttctgAACCGTGTATCGTACACCTCCATTTAGCCAATGTAATGAAAGAACATTCTGAAAAAATAACGAAGTCGTAGAATATTGAGAAACAGTACTTCATGAAAGGAGGGAAAGGTGAACAAGAAACATGGGTAGAAGAACAAAGTGCACCGGCGATTGTTCCTGGAAACTCATTTCAACCCCTGCGCCAACCGCCTCGCGGTGTCAGCCAAGATGGATACTATTCGCTCGAAATCCGCTGTAAGTCCGTGGAGGAGATCGATCGAGTGTCAGGTATCGAATGAATCTAAAGCGATCGGGAATCAAGATCGAGATCGGTGCAAGGGGCGAGGTGGGATTCGCACGGCGAGCTCGGCAGCTGCAGGACAATGACGGGACGCCAGGTCCCGAAACGAAATTCGTAACCTCGAATTTCCTCTCGCGACACTGGAGAAGCTGGCGGCCATTGAAAGCCCCGGTAGAATGGGAAATAAAAGGAGAGAAAGAAGCAGCGGAGTAGACGTCAGGTTCTCGTCAAACGGCACCTCTCGTCGTGCACCCTTCTCGCGTGTATACACTctttattatttcttcttttttttctttctcttcttctatGCACGTTCGGTCGGTGCATTGAAAAAGTCTCGCCCTGATTCGGTGGAAGGTGACCACCCTTTGCTATTATGGGGTGCAACGGAGAGAGCGGGAGAGACGATCTGTCCTCTTCGTTTATCGCGTCACCCCAATGGGCATTGCGTTTCGCTATAACTACCCTCTGTTTAGAGGCCAATTGTATCGGCGCGGGGACCTTTTTACTCTTTTCACCCTAAGAAACCCCGCTGGCTCTGTTGGCCTGTCTCCTCAGTAGGGTGCGCACTTTTCTCTCTCCTTTTTCCGCCCCTTACTCGCTCGCTTTCGCCTACTCTGTATGTACATTATACGTGCTCTTATGCGTTCTCGCGTACCGATAACTCCCCGGCGAGAACTACTTTTCACCCCGCCGCTTCCGGTCCGACTTCTTGACCAACCCTCGGTCACGGTTTCACGTTTTTAAACGGTCTTCCGCGAAGAGGGAGAAACTCGAGACGCTCCGCGTATTAAGGGTTCTTTAAACGCTTGCATTCTTTTCATACCGATGATATTCTTCCCCCTATTTTTCTCGCTTGGTAAATATGGAAATATTGCACGCAACATCCGCGATAAATTTATAAGTCACGACATATGCCACCGAGGAATCTATCGAAACGTTTCGTGGATCCGAACCAACTGTCCGGAACTATCGAGTTCTTTCAGGGTGAAGTGACAAGGTTGCACAAAGGACGACGCTTTAATAATGCAATCGAGTCGAGAGGAAACGAATTCGTTTCTCGTGCCACCCCCTCGACCCCCATTTCCCTTCTCTACGATTCTCCGTTGGCGCTACTCGGGATGCCACTTTTCCATTTACGACAGCCACGTCGAGTATCCCAACGTCCAGCCATTGCAAAACAGTTAAGTGCATTATATCATTCGAAGGAGAGGCACTGTTGTGCCCGAAGTGGACATTGTTTCAACCCGTTCCGCGCAAACAATGGCAGGAATCGAGTGCCGACTAGTACCTGGCTGTACATACGTTGAaacacttttctttttttttgcctACCAGTCAGCGTCGACAATGATCTCGTTAAAGAGCCCTGACCGGACCACTTTGACTACGATAATGCTTTTCTTTTCtgcctctttcattttttcacGACCCTTTCGATCCTCCTTTGTTTCTCCATCGAAGCCAACCGCGATTTGTCAGTTTCCTCTTTTGACTTCGGGTTGTGAGAGCACTTCGGACCGACCGAGGGTCGGTGAAGAGTAACTATGATTTTTTAACTAACTTTTGAACCTAACGAGGTTCCTTTAACcatcataaatttttttatatttctagcgTTAAATTTCAAGATAGTCTAATATGGTTAATTGTCGCCGTTCGATTCCACGATACGACAATCATTTACGTAGACCTCTAGAGTCTATGGCGTACTCGCACGATTTGCGGTTGTGATGGATTCAGCAGTTACCGCGAACCATGGCTCAGATATTCCGTTTTCCTTACGATGATTAGTTAATTAAACGTCGTTGGAACGATCGCGAAACCGCGCAGCGGAATCCGTTGGAGCACAAAGGCGTTCCTTCGCGTCGTTTGCCAGGAAAACCGGAAGCCTTTCGGATGCGGGTGAGATTGATTGAAAAATAGGGAACAGACGTCGCCACGTGCTCACCCTTTCCATCACCCCTTTTTACTCGCTAATGGATGAATTCTAGCTTTCCCGTTAAGATGAAACGGAGCAGTGTTGTGTAACTACTGGGGGTGGTATTTACAACATTCGAGATTTGCTAATCATTTTCGTTGAAAAAGTTCACATTTTAGGGAAGGTAATTTTGAGGTACTAATTCACCGTTTGAGCTATTTTGTATCACTCGTAAATATTTTTGGGGGCTGCGTTTAACGGGGGTTGATTGTGACTTTAAGGCCCAATTTGTATTACAAAGGGTTCCCTGTTTACAGGGCTATTCCGCATTTTCGGAGGGTCGGTTTACGTGTTTATATTCGCATTTTTGGCCAGTTTATATTTTTGATGGACAGCTATGAATTTATGGGGTCCTCTGGTCGGTAACGCCTATGGACGACGGGTTAAGGAAATAAAAGAAGCTCGTACTGTTCTAACGTTTCCTTCCCTAGCGAACTTTCGAATGGAGAACGCACCCACAGAAACTTTTGAACTGAATAATTAAGAAAACCACTTAATTACCCCTTCCGCGTGGAGCGTACAAAGGATCCGACATTTATCAAGCGATAAGTCTCTTTGCCATCGGGCCAATTGTTTTCGTTCGAACGAAGTCGTCGAAAACGCGCGAAAAGTGTTTGGCCGATGGCATTTCGGCCCTCTTGTTGGCCCGCTTTCAGTACCCAGCCGCGAAAAACAAGCCTTTCCCATTTCGAACAATGCCGGTCGCCTTATTCTCGCGCGAATTTCCTTCGCTGAACTTCCTGCGCCGTTGTCACGGCCATAACAATTATTCGTCGAGCACCGCGACGCTCGAAACGACAATCGCCCGGGCGAATTTCTTTCCTCGCGGCCAAGACGCTTTCCTCAGGTTGCCTTAGAACAATATCACCGAAGAGGGATTTTTCTTCTCCGCGACTCCCGCTGCGAAGAAAGACCTTCTGAAAATCGAGAACGTAGCCACGAGCTCGAATCGTGTTCAACATAATCCGAAGAATCGCTCGAATGAACGCTGGTAAATTGCATTCAACTATTGTGACCGATACGTTGCAAGACGTCATTATTCAACGGCGACTTTTCAACCCGACGATACCGTATAGATTGAAATAGTAACGAAACGGAGCCCGAGGTGGCAGCCACGAGAACAATCCGCGAAATTCACCGAGACTTTTTCCACTCCAGTTTGTTATTATTCACGCGAACTTTTAGGAACAAATGATTAAAGGCTTCTCGACTTTCTACCCTCGTGAAAGGAACGTCGTTACGTCTCgatattctttcattttcttcCGAATGGAAGGCGTATGCAACGCATTCTTCCATTTTTTGTTTTATCCGCATACTGTGATTACATagttcttttattaaaatacgaACTTTAAGGGTTTGGTTAGAAAAAAGAGAACAAATCACCGACGAAGGACTGAAATTTTGAACAAAGATGTCTTTCGGATTAGTACTTTCTTGCCGATAAACTTTTATTCCTTTTGTCCAAATCAAATGAACATCATTTTCTCCAAGCATCAATCCACATCAGGGTCTCGTTATGCATCGTATAAACTTAAGATTCGTATTCAGGCTGAAGGAGACACTCAATATACAGAGTGCGTGCAAAGCGTACATTTTCTTCTCTTAATTATACGAAATATAAAAGTGTTCTATCCACGTGATCCCGTGACTGAACGTCCTCTAGCGAATGATACGTGGTACCGGTGCCATCTGTCGCGGTTATTCATCTCGACGGAAAAAGAAAAtacgagaaacgaaattcttAAAAGGGTCCCGGACGCGCAGAGGCCATTAAAAGGTTTTTACATTCGCGAGGTCCTTTATCTCTGCTCGGGTCGAGGGTCAAGGGATGCGTTTTTCCCGAAAGAGGAGGACCGCCAGTGTCCACAGAGAGTGGCATCTCGCTGCTTCTCCCCTTTTTCGCTTTTCTTTTCGCCTTCGCAAGCCTTATTCACAGCGCCCCAACCCCCGTATCCGAGATACGTACGTCTTCGGTGGTTCACGCACATCCACCGTCGCCGCTGAAATTTCTATCCCTGCGTGTCGTTGATTGTCGGTGGAAACCGACAGCCGAGGACTCGTGCATTCATCCGACGCACTTGATGCGGCCATTGCATCGGCCGACTTTTTTTCGTGCAGTCGTTGCTGTACATGCCGGCTTTGAAAGGCCCTCCTTGATACGAGCCGGATATATCCCGTAAATAACACGCACGAGGGCCCTCGTGCAGGGAGAAACGCATCCGAGGGACCAACGATCCCTCCCAGTCGCAAAGAAATTAGTGAGAAAGATAAtgggaaaagaagaaaaacgtCGGTTCTTGTCGCGTAAACGATCGCGAGATCTTAGTACACGAAACGTTATTACGACCGCCCGTATTCTTCTTGCGAATTTTTCATTCTGACGATTCGATAACTCGGATGAACGCGGGGTATAATCATAAGGTTAATAAATACCTAATGATCTTTTTGTACAAAAATCTAACGATTCCAATAGTCACCCTTCGTTCGAGGATAAAATCGATCCCTATTCAGAGTACAATTTCTGACCGATTATTTGTAACGCGTTGAAAAAAGGTTGTAACGAAAGGTTGAGCATCGAATCGGCAAACGATGGTCCGTGCAATTAACGCAGGACGAAAATTACGGGGAACGAGCGTTTACCCGTTCGAAAGAGGCGGCACCATCCACGAACGCCCCTTTAGGAGCATAAAGCTTTGGAAAAACATTCGAGGGTTCGCGCATAAATGTTTCTTTCAGCATTATCGATGCTCGGCGAAGGAACCGAGGGGTCGGAGGAGAGCTTGGTTTCTCGCCACTTGAAAAATATCGTCGCGAGTCAAGATTCTGGCGGGCTTTGGCATAATATGACCGAGGTTTTTCGAGTGGGCCGTGGGTTCTTGCCCTCTTTCAGCCCCCCTCTCACCCTCTCGGCCGAGTCTCCTTTTTCTGAATCCTTCCTTCTTTTCGAACGCCATTATGCCCCGTTCTTACGTTTCGCGATGTCGAGTGCGTGCAAGCATTGACCTTTGCCCCCACGAATGAAAACGCGAGGGGGtcctttcgtttctttttcacCCTCGAGTGGGTCATATTCTCTATTGGAGAGTCACCGTTCCATCGTTGTTGATACCACCCTTTTGTCCCCTTTTTTACGCTAAACACAACTCCTACCCGTTCGTTTGCTAGTTTTTGTTATCGCGATCGGGATAATGAGTCGGCGAGGCGATGCATTTTTACGTTGACTTTTCACATTTTTAGTTCCTTAGATTCATTTTAATATATCGAAACACGACAGAAAGACGATAATAAACACATTTACAAAACGTTAATAATAttcgataaaatattttttacaattttaagaaGCTCATATTTCAAAACATCTCTTAACGCATTTAAAAAAGCCCGCCATTATATTCTACTCTTGCCACGCTTTATTTCGATACATCTGTATCGataaaaaaatgtcattcgTACCAATGCTATTTGAAATcgctattcaacaaataaatttcatttatatgctTCATTACTTATAATTTAAAGCTCTATAGATCTCCGATAATGTTAGATGTTTACATGAGATTTTAAATGATACGTCAATCACGTAGCATGCAGAGAAGGTTAACCGTGCAACAAGTCGTGTGACACGCTACAACgtgttaaaattaaacgtattcTCTAACCTGTCACGATGAAAACCCTCGAGCGCCGAAAAGTAAGTGCAGGTGACAGGCTCGGCACTATTTTCACttttatttgaaagaaaaaaaaagaacaatcgAACGACACTCTCCACACTCACGACAACTCGCGAAACGTTAATAATTCGTACCGCCGTGCAACGCAAAAATGCATGCGCGCGCAGGTGGGGTGATCAACGTCCCGCGCGATCGATATTTTCGAGAGATCTCGAATCGAAGTCAGCGTCCTCGCGAAGTTTGCCGAGCGTCCTCGCGAAAGTAAAGTCATTTGGTCGCGTGAAAGCAAACAGTAAAGAGTGTTACTTGTCTAACGCGCGAGTGCGGGTGACAATAGTGATTAGAAGTGGCTCTTGCGACAGCATACTCTGGAACAATAACGACGGGACGCCGTTGAACAAAGAGGGGACCCCTGTGCTCGCAGCAGATTTATCCATTGCGGTTAAAATCACGCTCCGCCTCTGAGATTGCGGGAGGGCATGGACGCGTACGGGTAAGTGTAGTTCATGCATATAATCGCGCGTGTATTCTTTCACACCCGGCGGTATTGTTACGTCGGCCATAACCACCGCTACGTAAACCTGCATTTATTTACCAGCTGCTAGCCAAAAACGCGATACAATGAAAATATCGCCGTGGTGAGAAAGTACGGTTGCGTCGAGACTTTTTGTGTTCTTTCGGTACGGTCTATTCGTGCGACCGTAGTCGTTACTTGAGAATCTTTCGACGATTTCGATCAAAATCAGTCATTTTCTAGAAAAATCGATTGGAATGttaaattttagtttaattatcgttctcccgaatAAAGAATCGTCATTTGCAGTAGTGATTTTGTGtgtatttttattagttttcgaaatAACTGAAATTGCGTCATTCAGTGCGATTCTAGAAATTTCGTAAAGTTCAAATAACCTTTCTCTGGAGTAAAAAATATTCGAGTAGACCAATTTCAGCAGCCGTCCGCTATAAAAAAGAGACAATACACAATAGATAGTTGAGCCATTATTAATCGCGCGTGATGGGTATTAATAAAGAGGTCGAAAAATGTGTTCGGCAGAAAAACGATGCGGCGTCcgtcaaaaaagaaaaaatggctGGTGTGTATTTGGCGACTAGTTGTCCATAAGCCTACACAATTTACAATAGCATTGTTCGGGTTCGGTCAGGGGCGAGCGATGATTTATCGAAAATCGTCATTTCGTTCGAAAATTCGCGACCCCCGTTTCGGTGGCGGGGATGCGCAACAATGAGTCGCTTGTCAACGTCGGACAAACTAATCGAATCAGTGCGCGGATTTACTGCCATCGTCCACCCTGCACCCCGTTCCTGCAccccgaataaaaaaaaaaaatgtatatgacAGTGTGTCTCCTCGCTCGTTTGAATGCGAATAAATGGCGCTGTATGATGACGATGGTGCGGTGGTTACGGTGAATGGGTCCAACTAGAATGAACGAGCGAGAGAAAGCGAGACAAAGCGATACAAAGGGGCAGGGAGCGAGCGGAACAGAGGAGGACAAGCGGAACGTAAAAGCGTATGTTTTGTCTCCGATTGTGCGGCGATGATTGATGATGCGGTTAATGGTATTTTATTAGAGACACTTTGGAGGGTCAATAGACAACGGCCAGGATGAATAATAACTCTGTTACCGCGTTACTTATTAGGATTACTCCGCGACGTTGTTTCTGTACGGGACCCGATCATTAGGGTGTTCGTTGTTGCTCGTTTCGTGTTGCTGTCTTTATTTGTCCGATGGATATTGTACCTCTGTATGAATAGCTCACGCGTTAATGCGTCAGACCGCGAGCTCTAGGAACATTTCGAACCATACGCGCGTTATCGATGTTATGAATGtacagaattaataattttaagaagtAGTATCAATAGGTTGAATGGCAAATTTGTAGAGAACAAAGCGTATTGAAACGTAGGTACGCACGTGCCATATTCTTCCATTGTTCACGAATTAATCCAAGAATGGCCTGTCCCAAACAAATCTAGC
This region includes:
- the LOC100879609 gene encoding uncharacterized protein LOC100879609, whose product is MMSSHQQHPGYGFLSGMDLHSVHHVSQDMNVAGQQTASSQEQHIKRPMNAFMVWSRIQRKKIALDNPKMHNSEISKRLGAEWKLLSDSEKRPFIDEAKRLRAMHMKEHPDYKYRPRRKPKVPVSVVPGKAGSMSPGGFPSFPLPPYFAAPAAPVSHHHHHPHPLDYPPLPPYFGSAFDAVHLSKLVAGSSATGSSSSAAAAAAAAADAANNNAASAAAVVSSFYSGFYTTPTTAGKPYPTTASHLGPLFPTGHHTTAPHPPLMFPSSSATGSGSIVTTTSSPGSSPGSTPIPSSHQQVPTPTTSTTLDLEQLRRPVSVIF